A genomic segment from Chanos chanos chromosome 2, fChaCha1.1, whole genome shotgun sequence encodes:
- the slc6a2 gene encoding sodium-dependent noradrenaline transporter, whose protein sequence is MNIQMLPDHKLSSVAPVKPFNVEKKGVELILVKDQNGVQYTNSSIISAQNHRAHDSRSTEGDRETWGKKIDFLLSVIGFAVDLANVWRFPYLCYKNGGGAFLIPYILFLFIAGMPLFYMELALGQYNREGAATVWKICPVFKGVGYTVIVIALYVGFYYNVIIAWSLYYLFSSFTNDLPWLSCGNTWNSVNCTINGSVLTNGTSYAKNKRTPAAEFYERGVLHIHESEGIHDLGLPRWELILCLVVVCFILYFSLWKGVKSSGKVVYITATMPYLVLFVLLIRGLTLPGAMDGIRAYLHIDLKMLNNPAVWIDAATQIFYSLGAGFGVLIAFSSYNKFDNNCYRDAMLTSTVNCVTSFVSGFAIFSVLGYMAHKHHVSIKEVATEGAGLVFIIYPEAISTLPGSTFFAVFFFIMLLTLGIDSSMGGMEAVITGLTDDFKILKRNRKLFTFATAFLTFLVALFCVTNGGIYVLTLLDTYAAGTSILFGVLIEAIGVSWFYGVDRFSEDIERMMGFKPGLYWRLCWKFVSPTFLLFVVIASVVTSQGLKYDEYIFPGWANVVGWGIAMSSMLFVPVYAVYKFLSVPGSFKQRIAYCITPEHEHHLVAEGNVRQFKLKHWLAI, encoded by the exons ATGAACATCCAAATGTTGCCCGACCACAAACTATCTTCAGTTGCCCCGGTGAAACCTTTCAATGTTGAAAAGAAGGGAGTGGAACTAATTCTGGTAAAGGACCAGAATGGGGTTCAGTACACCAATTCATCCATTATCTCTGCGCAAAACCATCGTGCCCATGACTCACGCTCCACTGAAGGGGACAGAGAAACGTGGGGCAAAAAGATAGACTTTCTCCTGTCGGTCATAGGATTCGCTGTGGACTTGGCCAATGTTTGGAGATTCCCCTATTTGTGCTACAAAAACGGAGGAG gTGCCTTTTTGATCCCATATATTCTTTTCCTGTTCATTGCGGGAATGCCCTTGTTTTACATGGAGCTGGCTTTGGGACAGTACAACAGGGAAGGAGCAGCTACTGTCTGGAAGATATGCCCTGTGTTCAAAG GTGTGGGCTATACGGTTATTGTCATCGCATTGTACGTGGGCTTCTACTATAACGTCATCATTGCCTGGTCCCTGTACTACCTGTTCTCCTCGTTTACCAACGATCTGCCATGGCTGAGCTGTGGCAACACTTGGAACAGTGTTAACTGCACCATCAACGGCTCCGTGCTGACCAATGGAACCTCTTATGCCAAGAACAAGAGAACTCCAGCTGCTGAGTTCTATGA aCGCGGTGTTCTACACATCCATGAGAGTGAGGGGATCCACGACTTGGGTTTGCCTCGCTGGGAACTCATTCTGTGTCTCGTGGTGGTTTGTTTCATCCTCTACTTCAGTCTATGGAAGGGAGTCAAGTCCTCGGGAAAG gtggtGTATATCACAGCCACTATGCCCTACCTGGTCCTGTTTGTGCTGCTCATTCGAGGTCTTACTCTGCCAGGGGCTATGGACGGCATCAGAGCCTATCTACACATCGACCTCAAAATGCTCAACAACCCAGCG GTTTGGATTGATGCAGCCACTCAGATATTCTATTCCTTGGGAGCAGGATTTGGAGTCCTTATTGCGTTTTCCAGCTACAATAAATTTGACAACAACTGctacag GGATGCCATGCTGACCAGTACAGTGAACTGCGTCACCAGTTTCGTATCAGGATTTGCCATCTTCTCCGTGCTGGGTTACATGGCTCACAAGCATCATGTTAGCATAAAGGAAGTAGCCACTGAGG GAGCAGGCCTGGTGTTTATCATTTATCCAGAGGCCATTTCTACTCTACCTGGCTCTACCTTCTTTGCCGTATTCTTCTTCATCATGCTGCTAACCCTGGGCATTGACAGCTCC ATGGGTGGTATGGAAGCTGTCATCACAGGACTCACAGATGACTTTAAAATCCTCAAGAGGAACAGGAAGCTGTTCACATTCGCCACAGCGTTTTTGACCTTTCTGGTCGCCTTATTCTGCGTCACAAAC gGAGGAATTTACGTACTGACTCTTCTGGACACCTACGCTGCAGGAACATCAATTCTGTTTGGTGTTCTGATTGAGGCCATTGGAGTGTCCTGGTTCTACG GTGTGGACAGATTCAGCGAGGACATTGAACGCATGATGGGATTCAAGCCAGGACTCTACTGGAGACTGTGCTGGAAGTTTGTCAGTCCTACCTTCCTACTG TTTGTTGTAATAGCTAGCGTGGTCACTTCCCAAGGTCTGAAATATGATGAATACATCTTCCCTGGCTGGGCCAATGTGGTTGGCTGGGGCATAGCCATGTCCTCCATGCTGTTTGTCCCCGTCTATGCTGTCTACAAGTTCCTGAGTGTTCCAGGTTCATTCAAGCAG AGGATAGCATATTGCATCACACCTGAACACGAACATCATCTTGTGGCAGAGGGGAATGTCAGGCAGTTTAAG CTAAAGCACTGGTTGGCTATTT